From one Trifolium pratense cultivar HEN17-A07 linkage group LG1, ARS_RC_1.1, whole genome shotgun sequence genomic stretch:
- the LOC123902965 gene encoding trihelix transcription factor PTL-like, with amino-acid sequence MEDHHNNHGHHHQHHHRHQHHQQSSYGSMTTDLRQLVNGTRSTHFPSIPSTAEDFFPGHRNLTALLTNSQQTHHQNEQQQQYEMMMLSRGVVLEDFSNITTTAQHHHVIPPPTTTTTTASASVSTPETIGCIGGDASTGRWPRQETLTLLEIRSRLDPKFKEANQKGPLWDEVSRIMCEEHGYQRSGKKCREKFENLYKYYKKTKEGKAGRHDGKHYRFFRQLEALYGENSNQTSLPETNFVSFNNFQNPSKNTNQDNNSLSLTNSTDFDTSSSDDENDEKGKRKSSGRRSWKVKIKDFIDSQMKKLVEKQEDWLSKLVKTLEEKENERVLREEEWRKQEVKRVEKEQKFWSKERAWIEARDAALMEALKNIGGREMKVENEAHDHHKDINVINEAEIHQNNFENQNEDGSEILNSNVRGDSSKEGNKKRKENFYFNNNEQCSMYNQGSSYCDDQREEIVKLQRNDHGSSPSDSNVGNVANGDTCYPFLLNEGGNLWENFGLKINKSNQNL; translated from the exons ATGGAGGACCACCATAACAATCATGGTCACCACCACCAACATCACCATCgtcatcaacatcatcaacaatcatcataTGGAAGCATGACAACTGATCTAAGACAACTAGTAAACGGAACAAGATCAACCCATTTTCCATCAATACCGTCTACCGCGGAGGATTTTTTCCCCGGTCACCGGAATCTGACTGCTTTGTTAACTAATTCTCAACAGACACATCATCAAAACGAACAACAGCAACAATATGAGATGATGATGTTGAGTCGTGGTGTAGTACTTGAAGATTTCAGTAACATCACCACGACTGCTCAACATCATCATGTTATACCACCACCGACGACGACAACAACAACTGCTAGTGCTAGTGTTTCAACACCGGAGACCATAGGATGTATTGGTGGAGATGCATCCACCGGAAGATGGCCCAGACAAGAAACTCTTACTCTTCTTGAGATCAGATCTCGTCTTGACCCTAAATTTAAAGAAGCTAATCAAAAGGGTCCTTTATGGGATGAAGTCTCTAG GATAATGTGTGAAGAGCATGGATATCAAAGGAGTGGAAAAAAGTGCAGGGAGAAATTTGAGAACTTATACAAGTATTACAAGAAGACAAAAGAAGGTAAAGCAGGAAGACATGATGGGAAACATTACAGATTCTTTCGTCAACTTGAAGCTTTATATGGTGAAAACAGTAACCAAACTTCTCTACCAGAAACCAATTTTGTCAGCTTCAACAATTTCCAAAACCCCtcaaaaaatacaaatcaaGACAATAATAGTCTCAGTCTCACTAACTCAACTGACTTTGACACTTCATCTTCTGATGATGAGAATGATGAGAAGGGAAAGAGGAAAAGTAGTGGAAGGAGAAGTTGGAAGGTTAAGATAAAAGATTTTATTGATTCACAAATGAAGAAGCTTGTTGAGAAACAAGAAGATTGGTTGAGTAAGCTTGTGAAGACACTTGAGGAGAAGGAAAATGAGAGGGTTTTAAGAGAAGAAGAGTGGAGGAAACAAGAGGTGAAAAGGGTagaaaaggaacaaaagtttTGGAGTAAAGAGAGAGCATGGATTGAAGCAAGAGATGCTGCTTTAATGGAAGCTTTGAAGAATATAGGAGGAAGGGAAATGAAGGTTGAAAATGAAGCTCATGATCATCATAAGGATATAAATGTAATAAATGAAGCTGAGATTCATCAAAATAACTTTGAGAATCAAAATGAAGATGGGAGTGAAATCTTGAATAGTAATGTGAGAGGAGATTCTTCAAAAGAAGGAAACAAGAAGAGAAAGGAGAATTTTTACTTCAACAATAATGAACAATGTTCTATGTATAATCAAGGAAGTAGTTATTGTGATGATCAAAGAGAggagattgtgaagctacaaaGGAATGATCATGGTTCTTCACCTTCTGATTCTAATGTTGGAAATGTTGCTAATGGTGATACTTGTTATCCTTTCTTGCTTAATGAGGGTGGAAATTTGTGGGAGAATTTTGGCTTGAAAATcaataaatcaaaccaaaacCTTTGA
- the LOC123924424 gene encoding fructose-bisphosphate aldolase 6, cytosolic-like, with product MSSFKSKYEDELIANAAYIGSPGKGILAADESTGTIGKRFANIKVENNESNRRVLRELLFTAPGCLECLSGVILFEETLYQKTAAGVPFVEVLKKGGVLPGIKVDKGTVELPGTNGETTTQGLDDLGQRCKKYYEAGARFAKWRAVLKIGPNEPSPLSIHENAYGLARYAVICQENGLVPIVEPEILVDGSHDIAKCADVTERVLAACYKALSDHHVLLEGTLLKPNMVTPGSDAPKVAAEVIAQHTVRALLRTVPAAVPAIVFLSGGQSEEEASVNLNAMNKLQGKKPWSLTFSYGRALQQSTLKAWGGKDENIAKAQAALLVRCKANSEATLGKYQGNANLGDGASESLHVKDYKY from the exons ATGTCTTCTTTCAAGAGCAAATATGAAG ATGAACTCATTGCCAATGCTGCTTACATTGGCTCTCCTGGAAAGGGTATCCTTGCTGCTGATGAATCTACCGGCACAATCGGAAAGCGATTTGCCAACATTAAGGTTGAGAATAATGAATCAAACCGGCGTGTTCTTCGCGAACTCCTATTCACTGCCCCTGGTTGTTTAGAGTGCCTCAGTGGTGTTATCTTGTTCGAAGAAACACTATACCAAAAGACTGCTGCAG GAGTACCCTTTGTGGAGGTTTTGAAGAAAGGCGGAGTTCTTCCCGGTATTAAGGTTGACAAGGGAACCGTTGAACTTCCAGGCACAAACGGAGAAACTACAACTCAAGGTTTAGATGACCTTGGCCAGAGGTGCAAGAAGTACTATGAAGCTGGTGCAAGGTTCGCTAAATGGCGTGCCGTGCTAAAGATCGGTCCTAATGAACCATCTCCATTGTCAATCCACGAAAACGCATACGGTTTAGCTCGTTATGCAGTCATATGCCAAGAAAACGGGTTGGTTCCTATTGTTGAGCCTGAGATTCTTGTTGATGGATCACACGATATCGCAAAATGCGCTGATGTAACAGAACGTGTTCTCGCGGCATGTTACAAGGCATTAAGTGACCATCATGTTCTTCTTGAAGGCACTCTTTTGAAACCTAATATGGTCACACCAGGATCAGATGCACCAAAAGTTGCTGCTGAGGTTATAGCCCAACACACCGTCCGAGCTTTGTTGCGAACCGTTCCAGCCGCTGTTCCTGCTATAGTTTTCTTGTCTGGTGGACAAAGTGAAGAGGAAGCAAGTGTTAACCTTAATGCAATGAACAAACTTCAGGGAAAGAAGCCTTGGAGTCTCACATTCTCTTATGGAAGGGCACTTCAGCAGAGTACTCTTAAGGCTTGGGGTGGAAAAGACGAAAATATCGCTAAGGCTCAAGCTGCATTGCTTGTTAGGTGTAAGGCAAATTCAGAAGCAACTCTTGGAAAATATCAAGGTAATGCTAACCTTGGTGATGGTGCTTCAGAGTCTCTTCATGTTAAGGATTACAAATACTGA
- the LOC123902666 gene encoding peptidyl-prolyl cis-trans isomerase FKBP17-1, chloroplastic-like isoform X1, translated as MKMMIIECCVSRSTTRVCATLPQTKYPCNITRRPLSLSLISTTFSALIFSLTPQPSFSSPSSSSKFPIADFSELPNSGGVKALELLVGSGEVPEDGDQVEIHYYGRLAAKQGWRFDSTYDHKDENGDPNPFVFVLGSGKVISGIDVAVRSMKVGGIRRVIIPPSLGYQNTSQEPLPPNFFDRQRLFTTIFNPTRLANGEGSTLGTLIFDIELVGLRHHQ; from the exons atgaagatgatgataatAGAATGTTGTGTCTCTAGAAGTACAACACGTGTCTGTGCCACTCTCCCTCAAACAAAATATCCATGTAACATTACAAGAAGACCTTTATCTTTGTCTCTCATCTCCACCACTTTCTCTGCTTTAATCTTCTCACTTACTCCTCAACCTTCATTTTCTTctccatcatcttcttcaaaatTTCCAATAGCTGATTTTTCCGAGCTCCCAAATTCTGGTGGTGTTAAGGCTTTGGAACTCCTTGTTGGTTCTGGTGAAGTTCCTGAAGATGGTGATCAG GTTGAGATTCATTACTATGGTAGACTAGCAGCAAAACAAGGATGGCGTTTTGATTCAACCTATGATCACAAAGATGAGAATGGTGATCCTAATCCTTTTGTCTTTGTCCTTGGCTCTGGAAAG GTAATTTCTGGAATTGATGTGGCAGTGAGATCAATGAAAGTAGGTGGTATTCGTAGAGTCATCATACCACCATCACTTGGgtaccaaaacacatcacaggAACCTCTCCCACCTAAT TTCTTTGACAGGCAGAGGCTGTTCACTACCATTTTTAATCCAACTCGTCTTGCAAATGGTGAAGGCTCGACTTTAGGAACACTTATATTTGATATTGAACTGGTTGGTCTGAGGCATCATCAGTGA
- the LOC123902666 gene encoding peptidyl-prolyl cis-trans isomerase FKBP17-1, chloroplastic-like isoform X2, whose product MKMMIIECCVSRSTTRVCATLPQTKYPCNITRRPLSLSLISTTFSALIFSLTPQPSFSSPSSSSKFPIADFSELPNSGGVKALELLVGSGEVPEDGDQVEIHYYGRLAAKQGWRFDSTYDHKDENGDPNPFVFVLGSGKFFDRQRLFTTIFNPTRLANGEGSTLGTLIFDIELVGLRHHQ is encoded by the exons atgaagatgatgataatAGAATGTTGTGTCTCTAGAAGTACAACACGTGTCTGTGCCACTCTCCCTCAAACAAAATATCCATGTAACATTACAAGAAGACCTTTATCTTTGTCTCTCATCTCCACCACTTTCTCTGCTTTAATCTTCTCACTTACTCCTCAACCTTCATTTTCTTctccatcatcttcttcaaaatTTCCAATAGCTGATTTTTCCGAGCTCCCAAATTCTGGTGGTGTTAAGGCTTTGGAACTCCTTGTTGGTTCTGGTGAAGTTCCTGAAGATGGTGATCAG GTTGAGATTCATTACTATGGTAGACTAGCAGCAAAACAAGGATGGCGTTTTGATTCAACCTATGATCACAAAGATGAGAATGGTGATCCTAATCCTTTTGTCTTTGTCCTTGGCTCTGGAAAG TTCTTTGACAGGCAGAGGCTGTTCACTACCATTTTTAATCCAACTCGTCTTGCAAATGGTGAAGGCTCGACTTTAGGAACACTTATATTTGATATTGAACTGGTTGGTCTGAGGCATCATCAGTGA